Proteins from a single region of Synchiropus splendidus isolate RoL2022-P1 chromosome 3, RoL_Sspl_1.0, whole genome shotgun sequence:
- the LOC128756382 gene encoding myeloid-associated differentiation marker homolog: MNWCLNTLWSQLFSLLWSNFPITIASYATLLCLSASIIFPLYFLKDSRYHGERRDHHIVSTVFSCLAAVAYMGEVSLTKARPGEVAGYMATAPGLLKVCQTFVACVIFILISDPVSYNQHAALKWCMSVYCICFILSMAVVVLCVAEWTSCLPIPFSKFLSGYALLAMIMYLTATIIWPIFQFDKNHGRGSSSTSLITASVLTALNFLLYLADLTYTTRLVFVSS; the protein is encoded by the coding sequence ATGAATTGGTGCCTCAACACCCTTTGGAGCCAACTTTTTAGTTTACTCTGGTCCAACTTCCCCATCACCATTGCGAGCTATGctaccctcctctgcctctctgcctCCATCATCTTCCCGCTGTATTTCCTCAAAGATTCAAGATACCACGGAGAGAGGCGGGATCACCACATTGTGTCCACGGTCTTCTCCTGCTTAGCCGCTGTTGCGTACATGGGTGAGGTCAGTCTGACCAAAGCAAGACCAGGAGAGGTGGCAGGCTACATGGCTACAGCCCCAGGCCTGCTGAAGGTGTGTCAAACATTTGTGGCCTGTGTGATCTTCATCCTGATCAGTGATCCAGTGTCCTATAACCAGCACGCAGCACTGAAGTGGTGCATGTCTGTGTACTGTATCTGCTTCATCCTCTCCATGGCGGTGGTTGTGCTGTGTGTGGCGGAGTGGACCAGCTGCCTCCCGATCCCCTTCTCTAAATTCCTGTCAGGATATGCCCTCCTGGCTATGATCATGTACCTGACAGCGACAATTATTTGGCCAATCTTCCAGTTCGATAAGAATCACGGGAGGGGAAGTTCTTCAACGAGCCTCATCACAGCTTCGGTGCTCACAGCTCTCAACTTCCTGCTCTACCTTGCTGACCTGACTTACACCACCAGACTTGTGTTTGTCAGCTCCTAA
- the LOC128756055 gene encoding myeloid-associated differentiation marker homolog, producing MPLLVFPTSQVFWVRVAALLFTCVAFSVAAHGAELGGGGMADWCIFCWAFSFACTLLVLLVEQCGLQSRAPVSWSNFPITIASYATLLCLSASIIFPLYFLKDSRYHGERRDHRIVSTVFSCLAAVAYMGEVSLTKARPGEVAGYMATAPGLLKVCQTFVACVIFILISDPVSYNQHAALKWCMSVYCICFILSMAVVVLCVAEWTSCLPIPFSKFLSGYALLAMIMYLTATIIWPIFQFDKNHGRGSSSTSLITASVLTALNFLLYLADLTYTTRLVFVSS from the coding sequence ATGCCTCTGCTGGTGTTCCCCACTTCCCAGGTGTTTTGGGTGCGTGTTGCCGCCCTGCTCTTCACCTGTGTAGCTTTCAGTGTTGCAGCACATGGTGCAGAACTGGGCGGAGGAGGAATGGCTGACTGGTGCATCTTCTGCTGGGCCTTCAGTTTTGCCTGCACTCTGCTGGTCCTGCTGGTGGAGCAGTGTGGCCTCCAATCCAGAGCCCCCGTATCCTGGTCCAACTTCCCCATCACCATTGCGAGCTATGctaccctcctctgcctctctgcctCCATCATCTTCCCGCTGTATTTTCTCAAAGATTCAAGATACCACGGAGAGAGGCGGGATCACCGCATTGTGTCCACGGTCTTCTCCTGCCTAGCCGCTGTTGCGTACATGGGTGAGGTCAGTCTGACCAAAGCAAGACCAGGAGAGGTGGCAGGCTACATGGCTACAGCCCCAGGCCTGCTGAAGGTGTGTCAAACATTTGTGGCCTGTGTGATCTTCATCCTGATCAGTGATCCAGTGTCCTATAACCAGCACGCGGCACTGAAGTGGTGCATGTCTGTGTACTGTATCTGCTTCATCCTCTCCATGGCGGTGGTTGTGCTGTGTGTGGCGGAGTGGACCAGCTGCCTCCCGATCCCCTTCTCTAAATTCCTGTCAGGATATGCCCTCCTGGCTATGATCATGTACCTGACAGCGACAATTATCTGGCCAATCTTCCAGTTCGATAAGAATCACGGGAGGGGAAGTTCTTCAACGAGCCTCATCACAGCTTCGGTGCTCACAGCTCTCAACTTCCTGCTCTACCTTGCTGACCTGACTTACACCACCAGACTTGTGTTTGTCAGCTCCTAA